A genomic window from Camelus ferus isolate YT-003-E chromosome X, BCGSAC_Cfer_1.0, whole genome shotgun sequence includes:
- the LOC116662145 gene encoding testis-expressed protein 13D-like has product MAVDLRDPRSGFRHNEVVMFINEEVLSNGGGPDFYSTFRSRPWNEIEDELQSILADLQVPPAVKRACVWSALALSVRVATRQREQQARRVRRLQEQVGERETATWALASQLQRLREEREEVAKQLHCTRNDLQQALTEREELRGQLLQAERQPQEVVPRSRAQHLGAEAWPLTTEERNKLLVATSQRRQLEEVQREAQNVSTGGLLYMPGPPTPWSQVAQPPLPMPFPYPPPPPPTVVSEVETAAAAAAAAAAAATAAAFPPQMPAGGTYPPGMWPAVVSQEEVALQRDPRIQGQQEGPVRPYFINPPGHSWSQEDPTKRQPQEQMPRPLEAPGTSCEAEGPAPSVRILMKYPSGFQQPSPQ; this is encoded by the exons ATGGCCGTGGACCTCCGGGACCCCAGGAGCGGTTTTCGCCACAACGAGGTGGTCATGTTCATCAACGAAGAGGTGCTCAGTAACGGCGGCGGTCCAGACTTCTACTCGACCTTCCGCTCGCGGCCCTGGAACGAGATCGAGGATGAGCTGCAGTCCATCCTGGCCGACCTGCAGGTGCCGCCGGCCGTCAAGAGGGCCTGCGTCTGGAGCGCGCTGGCCCTGAGTGTGCGTGTGGCCACGAGGCAGCGGGAGCAGCAGGCCCGCCGAGTCCGGCGGCTGCAGGAGCAGGTTGGGGAGCGCGAGACGGCCACCTGGGCTCTGGCCTCCCAGCTGCAGCGGCTGCGCGAGGAGCGCGAGGAGGTGGCCAAGCAGTTGCATTGCACACGCAACGACCTGCAGCAGGCGCTGACCGAGCGCGAGGAGCTGCGTGGGCAGCTGCTCCAGGCAGAGAGGCAGCCCCAGGAGGTCGTACCCCGATCTCGAGCCCAGCACCTCGGGGCTGAAGCGTGGCCTCTGACCACTGAGGAGAGAAACAAGCTGCTGGTGGCGACATCACAGCGTAGGCAGTTGGAGGAGGTCCAGAGGGAAGCCCAGAATGTCTCGACGGGCGGTTTGCTTTACATGCCGGGACCCCCGACTCCCTGGTCCCAGGTGGCTCAGCCCCCTCTGCCCATGCCATTCCCAtacccaccacctcccccacctacGGTGGTCTCAGAAGTGGAaacagcggcggcggcggcggcggcggcggcggcagcagcaacagcagcagcattcCCACCCCAGATGCCTGCTGGGGGCACCTACCCACCTGGCATGTGGCCTGCAGTTGTGTCCCAAGAGGAGGTAGCCCTGCAGCGGGACCCGAGGATCCAAGGCCAACAGGAAGGTCCTGTGAGGCCCTACTTCATAAATCCGCCAGGGCACAGCTGGAGCCAAGAAGACCCAACCAAGCGACAACCTCAGGAACAGATGCCGAGGCCACTCGAAG CTCCAGGAACTTCATGTGAAGCTGAAGGTCCAGCTCCCAGTGTGCGAATCCTCATGAAGTACCCTTCTGGCTTTCAGCAGCCTTCACCTCAGTGA